From one Triticum aestivum cultivar Chinese Spring unplaced genomic scaffold, IWGSC CS RefSeq v2.1 scaffold153618, whole genome shotgun sequence genomic stretch:
- the LOC123172512 gene encoding putative F-box protein At3g52320 has translation MARGSRKKKRDTRRMARGRVSDLPDDLLVEILSRLPYKSTRCCKCVSTRWRDLISHPDHRKKLSQSTLAGFFFETWDTKKVSRRYQSVSGNWHPPINSSLSFLPRCEKLRILDCCNGLLLCKCWQDTDRKILDYVVCNPATEKWVVVPATNWSSQLYKARLGFDPVVSSHFHVFEFVPTYVWDGDKSGDHSQRCIKVVGIYSSKAGVWKRQRAWDLPIETVHFIGSAFLTGILYLTSNNDLVATIDVDGNCSFVRAPKPHCPGCAYDVYVSRSHLYYTNCDDSEISIWVLEDFSTAKWTLKLNVSYMLLFGTRYSSHDDHCCVISAHPEHNVMFIIVKYTLYWRSLVELFSYEMDSKELRLICDLGRESSFPYLSYVPLFSESLADEH, from the coding sequence ATGGCGCGGGGCTCCAGAAAGAAGAAGAGGGACACAAGGAGGATGGCGCGCGGCCGAGTGTCCGACCTCCCTGACGACCTTCTTGTCGAGATCCTCTCGCGCTTGCCCTACAAGTCCACCCGTTGCTGCAAGTGCGTCTCCACGCGCTGGCGCGATCTCATCTCCCACCCCGACCACCGCAAGAAGCTTTCTCAGTCGACCCTCGCCGGCTTCTTCTTTGAAACATGGGACACAAAAAAGGTTTCCCGTCGTTACCAAAGCGTCTCCGGGAACTGGCACCCTCCCATCAACTCCTCCCTCTCGTTCCTGCCCCGATGCGAGAAACTCCGCATATTGGACTGCTGCAATGGCCTCCTCCTCTGTAAGTGCTGGCAGGACACTGATCGCAAGATACTGGATTACGTGGTGTGCAATCCGGCCACTGAGAAGTGGGTGGTCGTGCCTGCCACAAATTGGTCCAGCCAGTTGTACAAAGCTCGCCTGGGGTTCGATCCAGTGGTCTCATCACACTTCCATGTTTTTGAGTTCGTACCTACCTATGTCTGGGATGGGGATAAGAGTGGTGATCATAGTCAAAGATGCATCAAAGTGGTGGGAATCTACTCTTCCAAAGCTGGAGTTTGGAAACGCCAGCGCGCATGGGACCTTCCAATTGAAACAGTCCACTTTATAGGTAGCGCATTTTTGACCGGGATCCTGTATTTAACTTCCAATAATGATTTGGTTGCGACCATCGACGTGGATGGAAATTGCAGTTTTGTTCGTGCTCCTAAACCACACTGTCCCGGTTGTGCTTATGATGTTTATGTATCACGCAGCCATCTTTATTACACAAATTGTGATGATTCTGAAATATCAATCTGGGTTTTAGAAGATTTTAGTACTGCAAAATGGACCTTGAAGCTCAATGTCAGCTACATGCTACTGTTTGGAACAAGGTATTCAAGCCATGATGATCATTGTTGTGTTATCTCAGCTCACCCAGAACATAATGTCATGTTCATAATTGTCAAATATACATTGTATTGGCGTTCACTGGTGGAACTATTTTCCTACGAAATGGATTCTAAGGAGCTGCGTTTGATATGTGATCTTGGACGGGAATCCAGCTTCCCTTATCTTTCATACGTTCCCTTGTTCTCAGAGTCATTGGCAGATGAACACTAA